One genomic region from Catenovulum adriaticum encodes:
- a CDS encoding SapC family protein: MEKQDIQLLDKVKHKDIKINTQAVDVLQNQVNVAFVVVNELSAITHEYPIFITKNPNTGQFQLVALLGFKSGENLFIQDGKWQATYLPLDILRRPFQAMLEKEGDTSSGRIAIDMSSEQVQTNKGEPLFNDDGSATEFLQRVQTSFSQLMGGTERTTQILQTAGELGLIEGINLDIELPNGEKRGLNGLYAFNQEAVTYLTGANLETCHQQGVLQVCHLVLSSGLHLNKLIKWAS, encoded by the coding sequence GTGGAAAAACAAGATATTCAATTACTTGATAAAGTAAAACATAAAGATATTAAAATAAACACTCAAGCGGTCGATGTGTTGCAAAACCAAGTTAATGTTGCATTTGTTGTTGTGAATGAGCTCAGCGCCATCACACATGAGTACCCTATTTTTATTACTAAAAACCCAAATACAGGTCAGTTTCAGTTAGTGGCATTATTAGGTTTTAAGTCGGGTGAAAATTTATTTATTCAAGACGGTAAATGGCAAGCAACTTATTTGCCACTAGATATTTTACGTCGCCCGTTTCAAGCCATGTTAGAAAAAGAAGGCGATACCTCATCAGGCCGTATTGCTATTGATATGTCAAGTGAGCAAGTGCAAACTAACAAAGGCGAGCCTTTGTTTAATGACGATGGCTCAGCAACTGAATTTTTACAGCGCGTTCAAACCTCATTTTCACAACTAATGGGTGGTACTGAGCGTACCACTCAAATTTTACAAACCGCAGGTGAATTGGGGTTAATCGAGGGCATTAATTTAGATATTGAGTTACCAAACGGTGAAAAAAGAGGCTTAAACGGCCTATATGCATTTAATCAAGAAGCAGTGACTTACCTGACAGGCGCTAATTTAGAAACCTGCCATCAGCAAGGGGTATTACAGGTATGCCACTTGGTATTAAGTTCTGGTTTGCATCTTAATAAACTCATTAAATGGGCAAGCTAA
- a CDS encoding IclR family transcriptional regulator: MSDSQNTNQTSKPNKYAVPALDKGLDILEYLVSQELPRSQTEIAQGLGRGANEIYRVLIGLEARGYLIRDELSGRYRLSLKLYNLSRSMSPIEQLRQCALPHMEDLAVKVGQSCHLSMLYQSQTMVIVQARSQVPVSVNIAEGSLFPTMTTTSGKVLLANSNDEVQQMILERDKSYKRMSKAKKQTLAEELKQIREQGFHRGESENTEGVCDLAALVGRPNGKVIASLAVSSLTSRVTKPIDEAKMSKMLMDTAKKISEQLGC; this comes from the coding sequence TTGAGCGATAGTCAAAACACGAATCAAACCAGCAAACCAAATAAATATGCTGTACCAGCTCTAGATAAAGGCTTAGATATTCTTGAATATTTAGTGAGCCAAGAATTACCTCGTTCGCAAACTGAAATTGCTCAAGGCCTAGGCCGAGGTGCAAACGAAATTTATCGAGTATTGATTGGACTAGAGGCCAGAGGTTATTTGATTAGAGACGAGCTTTCTGGCCGCTATCGCTTATCGCTTAAGTTGTACAACTTATCACGCTCAATGTCACCCATTGAACAATTACGCCAATGCGCGCTCCCTCACATGGAAGATTTAGCAGTTAAAGTTGGACAATCGTGTCATTTAAGCATGTTGTATCAAAGCCAAACTATGGTCATTGTACAAGCACGCAGTCAGGTGCCTGTGTCGGTTAATATTGCTGAGGGTTCTTTGTTTCCAACAATGACGACAACATCGGGTAAGGTATTGCTTGCTAACAGCAATGATGAGGTTCAGCAGATGATTCTTGAACGAGATAAATCCTATAAAAGAATGTCAAAAGCTAAAAAGCAAACCTTGGCAGAGGAGCTTAAACAAATCCGTGAGCAAGGGTTTCATCGAGGCGAAAGTGAAAATACAGAAGGGGTTTGCGACTTAGCCGCTTTAGTCGGCAGACCTAACGGCAAAGTAATCGCCTCGTTAGCGGTTTCTTCGTTAACGAGTAGAGTGACTAAACCGATAGATGAAGCTAAAATGAGCAAAATGTTAATGGATACAGCTAAAAAAATAAGTGAACAGCTAGGTTGCTAA
- a CDS encoding type II toxin-antitoxin system RelE family toxin has protein sequence MTYKLKFLPAAKKEWDKLADPLKTQFKKKLAERLENPHVPSAKLSGYESVYKIKLRTAGYRLAYEVIDNEVVIYVLAVGKRDKNAIYKKLASRLV, from the coding sequence ATGACTTATAAATTAAAGTTTCTTCCAGCAGCTAAAAAAGAGTGGGACAAATTGGCTGACCCACTCAAAACGCAATTTAAGAAAAAGCTTGCAGAGAGATTAGAAAATCCGCATGTACCGTCAGCGAAACTGAGCGGATACGAGTCTGTTTATAAAATCAAATTGCGGACTGCTGGTTATCGATTAGCTTACGAGGTTATTGATAATGAAGTAGTCATTTACGTTTTAGCCGTTGGTAAACGTGATAAAAATGCTATTTATAAAAAATTAGCGTCACGGTTAGTGTAA
- a CDS encoding type II toxin-antitoxin system Phd/YefM family antitoxin — protein MRQVLADCSASISELKKNPTALLNEADGSAIAILNHNKPAAYLVPAETYEWLMDVVDDYELAKVVEDRRRNLSGAIEVNLDDL, from the coding sequence ATGAGACAAGTTCTAGCCGATTGTTCAGCGAGTATTTCTGAACTTAAAAAAAATCCCACAGCTTTACTTAATGAAGCCGATGGTTCTGCGATCGCAATATTAAATCATAATAAGCCAGCTGCATATTTAGTACCAGCCGAAACTTATGAGTGGCTAATGGATGTTGTTGATGATTATGAATTAGCTAAAGTCGTAGAAGATCGTCGTCGCAATCTATCTGGTGCTATTGAAGTCAACTTAGATGACTTATAA